The sequence TCGCCGAAAAGTTCGACGTCATTATCGCCGAACAGATCGACCTCGCCATCTTCATGAGCGGTGCCATGGTGCCCAAGTACGGACAAGTGGACCAGCCGTTCGCTGTCCATGGTGTACCTGGAGAGCTGCTCCCGCAATTTCTCGGGCTGTCTGGCCGTGTCGAGCTCTGTAGAGAAGGGGGCGAACGTGTCTTTCAAGACCGTGATTTCTTTTTCCAAGGTCAACAATTGGTCCGATACCAACTCATGGAAATGGATGGAAGATGTCAAGGCGTTGATTTGTGACACAAGCCCTGTGCTAAGCTCCGAGAGGTGTGCGATGTTTGTCCCGAGTTCGGCATCAAGACCGGCCAGATGGTCGAGCACGGTTTCAAAACGGCCTTGGATTCCGCCCACCATTTCGGACACGTCCGAGTCACGGGCCAGGGTGGAGAGGCGTTCGGCCACGGAGGAAATGCGATTCAGGATTTCGGCCACCGTACCGGTGCGGGCGCGGGCGTCCACGGAAAGATTCTGGATTTCCATGGCGATGACCCCGAGGGTGCGGCCCTGGTCTCCGGTGTGGGCGGCTTTGACCCGGGCGTTCAGGGCGATGAGCTCGATTTCGGCCCCGATGTCCTCGATGCCGTGCACGAAGGTGCTGACCGTGGAGATGGTTTCCGCCATGTGCGACATGGTTTTGGATGTCTCCGAGATGTGTCCGCTGGTGGTCCGCATGGCGTTCGTGACATCGCCGATGTGATGCCGAATGGCATCGAGAATGGAAACGCCGCCTTTCCTGTCCGCATAGGCCACGGCGGTGATCTTGCCGTGCAGGTCCTTGATGCCATGTCCGATGGAGATCAAATTGCTGATAAGCTCTTCCACGGCCCCCGAAAACATTTCCTGCGCCTGACGCAGTTGCGGAGCCTGGAGCGTGAGCACGTCCCGCACCCAGGCTCCAAGGCCTGGATCGCCATCATTATTTGCGCTGGTGCGGATTTCCCGAACGGCCTGATCCAGAATTTCCTCGACGTGTTCGACCTGCTGGCGGGTGATATCGTGAAATTGCACCGAGGCGATGACCTGTCCCATGCTCTCGGTCACCTGCCGCGACCCGTGGGCCAGATCCTGAACCAGACCGGCCGAATGGGTGCGCATGGACTCGAGTTCGGAAATGCCGGCAAAGAGTTCCGTGAACATGTCCTCGACAATGCGTTTCTGCGAAGCGATCTGCATTTTGCTGCGCTCGCAGGCGGAGGTCACCTGGTTCATGAGCAGGTGCGAATGCTCGCGGATTTTTTCCGTGTGCTCGTCGATGATCGTGCCCAGCGCCCTGACATCGTCGGCCAGGGTGGTGAACCCGGCACCGGCGCTGCCCAGGCGGGCGCTCTCGATGCGGGTGGTGATTTCGAGCACTTTCAAGGTCTGCACCATATTGAAAAATTGGGCCATGGCTTGGTCCAGGCTGCGAATAAGGCCCAGCACCTCGGACATGCCTTGCAATTGCTCCGTGGACGAGACGGAAGAAAATACGGCTTTTGCCTCGTCGGCCCGGGTCTGCAGTTCGCCGATGGCCGCGTGCAGCGCGCCTTCTCCGACGGAAGACGCCATGGCCGAAGCCGTGGCGGAAAACGTGTTGGCTTTTGAATTGATGCCGAAAATCGTGGACCCAAGTCCGAGAAATTCCTCTTCTCTGTCTTTGATGACACCGGCAAGGCGGGGCAGAAGGATGGGCAGGCTGTTGGCGCATTCCTCCATCACAGAACCCAGTTCGTGGAGAGGATGCGCTTTTTCGTGGGGCATGGACCGGTCCTTGTTCATGATGCGGGCCGGAGTTAATGTCCGGCCCGCGTTGTTTCTTGTGTTACGCTTCCAGTTCTTCGGTGCTGCGCAGAACCTGCAGTTCCTCGGGGGAGAAGACCCTGCCGATGTCGAGGATCATGATGAACTCCTCGTTCTGCTTGCCCATGCCCCGGATGAAGTCAGCCCTGATGGCCGTGCCCATGCGCGGCGGCGGGTTGATCTGGTCGCTGGTCATCTCGAACACTTCGCGTACCGAGTCAACTATCGCGCCCATGTAGCAGTTTTCGCCTTCAACTTCCACATCAACTATTATGATGCATGTATTCACAGTATCCTGGGCCGTTGGCATGTCGAACTTTATGCGCAGGTCGACCACCGGCACGGCATGGCCGCGCAGATTGATGACCCCGCGCATGTAGGCCGGCGTCTTGGGGATGCGGGTCACGGACACGAGCTCGATGACCTCGCGCACGGAACCCGTCTCCAGGGCAAAGACCTCCTCGCCAAGACCGAAGGTCAGGTACTGCAGGGTAGTGTTGTCACTCATGAGTCACCTCGACCTTTGGTTAGAAACGTTCGAATTCATCATCTTCATCGTCGCGTCCCATATCAAGGGCCAAGCCGCTGGCTGATCCCTTGGCGGCCAGGGCCTTGGGAGCCGCCTTGCGGGAGGCCTGCGGCCGTCCGCGATGGGCGGCCTGACGGGTGACGCGGGCCGCTGTCGCGCCCAGATGGAAGAAGGAGATGGAGGACTGCAGCTGCTCGGCCTGGCTGGACAGTTCTTCGGAAGTGGAAGCCATCTCCTCGGAAGCCGAGGCGTTCTGCTGAATGACCTGATCAAGCTGCTGCAAGGCCTTGTTGATCTGTTCGGCACCGGCGTTCTGTTCGTTTGAGGCGGCGGAAATCTCCTGCACCAGCTCTGCCGTGCGCTGGATGTCCGGGACCAGCTTGACCAGCATCTGCCCGGCCTGATCGGCCACGCTCACGGTGGAGGAGGACAGTTCGCTGATCTCGGCCGCGGCCGTGCCGCTGCGTTCGGCCAATTTGCGCACTTCCGCCGCGACCACCGCGAAGCCCTTGCCGTGTTCGCCTGCGCGGGCAGCTTCGATGGCAGCATTGAGGGCCAAGAGGTTGGTCTGGCGGGCGATCTCCTCGACGATGGAGATCTTCTCGGCGATGTTCTTCATGGCGCCCACGGCCTGGACCACTGCCTTGCCGCCGGCTTCGGCGTCAAGGGCGGCCTTGAGGGCGATCTTTTCGGTCTGGGAGGCGTTGTCGGCGTTCTGGCGGATGTTGGAGCCCATCTCTTCCATACTCGACGATACCTCTTCAACAGAGGCGGCCTGCTCGGTCGCGCCCTGGGAGAGCTGTTCGGCCGAAGCGCTCAGTTCCTCGGAACCCGAGGCCACGTTGTCGGAAGCCGACTGCACTTCGGTCACGATCTCGCGCAGCTTGGCGACCATGTCGCGCAGCGCCTGGGCCAGGATGCCGACTTCGTCCTTCTGGTCCACGTCCAGTTTGGCGGTCAGGTCACCCTGAGCCAGCTTGCGGGCAAAATCCACGCCCAGCTGCACCGGGCCGGTGATGCCCTTGGTCAGGAAAATGGCGGTGAGGATGCCGATGATGACGCCGACGCTCAGGCCACCGATCATGACAGTGGAGGCCGAGTTCAGATTGGCGACGGCATCGTCGGCGATCTTTTGCGTGCCTTCAAGTCCGGCTTCCGCGGTGGTCTGAGCGGAAACAAGCACGGCCTCACCGGTCTTGGTGCGCTTGGCGTTGATCTCGCTCAGCTCCTTCCAATGCTCGTTCAGGCTGAGCATGGCATTCTTGTATTGGAGCGCGGCATCGCGGGTTTCCGCAATTCTGTCGAGATCTACGTCCAGGCGCGTGATGGACTTCAATTTATCAAACAGCACATCCATTTTGGGAAAATTGTCCATGGCTGATTCGATAATCTTCGGATCACGCTGTGCTTGAGCGCGCCAGACCTGGATGCGCGTGTCATTGCCCATTTTAATGATTTCGTTGACCAGAGATATTTTTTGAAGCCGCTCGGCCAGTTGATCCGGAGCGGCCCCTGCCGTGATCTCCTGGTTCATGGCCTGATTCTGTCCCGCAAGGAAATCCGCGCAATTTTTCATGTACTGGGCGGCGCCAAGATCCAGATTTTTTCGATCATTGTTCATCACTTGTATAGTGGCCACGGTCTGATCCGCCAAGCTGGCATATTCGGCGACTTCACTTTTTGCCTGGACAATCTGTTCCTTCAGTTTGACAAGGGCCGGAAATGTCTGCGCATGCTTTTCGGCCGTGCTCAGGGCCTGCTGCACGGATGCCAGCTGTTTGCGCCCTTCATCCAAAAAGGAGCTTTCTTCTGTAAAGGAGTAGCCGCGCCAGGCATACATGGTCAGCAAAGACGTGCGTTCAAGTTCGTTGGCCATCCCGACTTCCGGCACATACTCATGGGCCAGCCGGATGGAATCTCCCTCGACGGTTTTCATGTTGAATACGGCCAGACCACCCAAAGCGCATGCGATAAGAATCAGAACTCCGAAACCTCCGCCGATCTTGATCCCCAACTTGATGTTTTTCATTCCCCCCTCCTTGTGAGTGAAACGGCGAAAATTCGCCTGCAGGGCTGCACCACGCTCCGGGTGGATGAACTTGGCCGCCTGGGCCGATGCCAAGGCGGTGAGGCTCTTCCTACGCGGATTTATTGATCAAAAGCCAGAAAAAAATGAAACCGTGAACTCATTGCGAACCGCTCGTAAGCAGTTCGAGAGTCTTTCTGGCTTCGATATCCTCTACAAAAACATCATACTGTAAAAGCTCGCCCCGGGCGTCGCGAACCACGCGGATGGTGCGGGAAGTCCAGATTGTGCTCCCGTCGGCGCGGCGAATGCGGCACTCAAATCCGAAAATTTCGTCCTGCGCTTGGAGCATCTTCCGCAGCCGCTGCCAATCTTCAGCAGAATCAAAAAGCTCGGATACGTCGCGCACGGAATTCATCATCTTGCCGGATGACGCGTAGCCGTAGAGGCGGGCGTAGCTGGGGTTCATGGACACGAACCGGCCACGGGCGTCCACCGTGCACATGCCGATGGGCGCGCCTTCGTAGATGGTGTGATACTTGTTCTCGATTTCGGCCAGGGCCTGCTGAATCTGTCTTTTGGAGGTGATGTCGCGCACGAAGACAATGACGCCGGTGACCAGTCCGCTTTGCGCATCCTTGATCGGATATGCGTTGAATTCGATGGCGCGAGAGGCCGTTGAGGACATGATTTCGAGTATTTCGAATTCATTGCGACCCGTGCGCAGGGTTCTGACCGCCGGACAGCGGGAACAGCACTCGCCCAGACGATGAAAGGCCTGATGGCATTTGC is a genomic window of Desulfomicrobium baculatum DSM 4028 containing:
- a CDS encoding methyl-accepting chemotaxis protein, with the translated sequence MPHEKAHPLHELGSVMEECANSLPILLPRLAGVIKDREEEFLGLGSTIFGINSKANTFSATASAMASSVGEGALHAAIGELQTRADEAKAVFSSVSSTEQLQGMSEVLGLIRSLDQAMAQFFNMVQTLKVLEITTRIESARLGSAGAGFTTLADDVRALGTIIDEHTEKIREHSHLLMNQVTSACERSKMQIASQKRIVEDMFTELFAGISELESMRTHSAGLVQDLAHGSRQVTESMGQVIASVQFHDITRQQVEHVEEILDQAVREIRTSANNDGDPGLGAWVRDVLTLQAPQLRQAQEMFSGAVEELISNLISIGHGIKDLHGKITAVAYADRKGGVSILDAIRHHIGDVTNAMRTTSGHISETSKTMSHMAETISTVSTFVHGIEDIGAEIELIALNARVKAAHTGDQGRTLGVIAMEIQNLSVDARARTGTVAEILNRISSVAERLSTLARDSDVSEMVGGIQGRFETVLDHLAGLDAELGTNIAHLSELSTGLVSQINALTSSIHFHELVSDQLLTLEKEITVLKDTFAPFSTELDTARQPEKLREQLSRYTMDSERLVHLSVLGHHGTAHEDGEVDLFGDNDVELFGDENVELFSDDNVELFDDDNVELFDGQPNAPKKKAEPEEDLGDNVELF
- a CDS encoding chemotaxis protein CheW → MSDNTTLQYLTFGLGEEVFALETGSVREVIELVSVTRIPKTPAYMRGVINLRGHAVPVVDLRIKFDMPTAQDTVNTCIIIVDVEVEGENCYMGAIVDSVREVFEMTSDQINPPPRMGTAIRADFIRGMGKQNEEFIMILDIGRVFSPEELQVLRSTEELEA
- a CDS encoding methyl-accepting chemotaxis protein; translation: MKNIKLGIKIGGGFGVLILIACALGGLAVFNMKTVEGDSIRLAHEYVPEVGMANELERTSLLTMYAWRGYSFTEESSFLDEGRKQLASVQQALSTAEKHAQTFPALVKLKEQIVQAKSEVAEYASLADQTVATIQVMNNDRKNLDLGAAQYMKNCADFLAGQNQAMNQEITAGAAPDQLAERLQKISLVNEIIKMGNDTRIQVWRAQAQRDPKIIESAMDNFPKMDVLFDKLKSITRLDVDLDRIAETRDAALQYKNAMLSLNEHWKELSEINAKRTKTGEAVLVSAQTTAEAGLEGTQKIADDAVANLNSASTVMIGGLSVGVIIGILTAIFLTKGITGPVQLGVDFARKLAQGDLTAKLDVDQKDEVGILAQALRDMVAKLREIVTEVQSASDNVASGSEELSASAEQLSQGATEQAASVEEVSSSMEEMGSNIRQNADNASQTEKIALKAALDAEAGGKAVVQAVGAMKNIAEKISIVEEIARQTNLLALNAAIEAARAGEHGKGFAVVAAEVRKLAERSGTAAAEISELSSSTVSVADQAGQMLVKLVPDIQRTAELVQEISAASNEQNAGAEQINKALQQLDQVIQQNASASEEMASTSEELSSQAEQLQSSISFFHLGATAARVTRQAAHRGRPQASRKAAPKALAAKGSASGLALDMGRDDEDDEFERF